In Roseisolibacter agri, the following proteins share a genomic window:
- a CDS encoding GWxTD domain-containing protein produces the protein MSSVLPRAAAPRVRGLRAALALSLAAGATLTACASRPRVDDPAGGPRPDARRAGVPGPLTEMTGIYSQMGLIVPRGDLPAVGTIAYFARSDDSTLAVLTLSLANRALAFVREGDRYRANYQVRLDVRPDASVAGGRVRSFASDEAVRVATFRETARTDESVLFTQAMVLAPGRYTVALAVRDIGASRSSVVDVPVTVPRLGAGTVSTPVLAYEVTPRARLDTLPRLVASPRAAVVFGQDSLVPVYLETYAAGGPEAPARMTLRTAIRVAAGPELWRDTVSLERRVVSVSAAAAAPLALYSGVVRVPVARAGIGVVALDVVRPAMDGVSATGPDSVRAPLFVSLGEELPVASFEEMVNYLRYYATPERLRVLRDTTPEARAAAWSTFLRETDPVPATAQHEGLREYFTRLRAANARFREEATSGWLTDRGTAFLAFGEPDQILDPNGPEQNVRGRTQVWEYRDPRVTLVFVDQSGFGRWRLNTQSQAVVQNALRQRLVK, from the coding sequence ATGTCCAGCGTCCTCCCGCGCGCCGCCGCTCCCCGGGTCCGCGGCCTTCGTGCCGCCCTCGCCCTGTCGCTGGCCGCGGGCGCGACGCTCACGGCCTGCGCGTCGCGCCCGCGGGTGGACGACCCGGCCGGCGGCCCGCGCCCGGACGCCCGGCGTGCCGGCGTGCCGGGCCCGCTGACCGAGATGACGGGTATCTACAGCCAGATGGGGCTCATCGTCCCCAGGGGCGACCTGCCCGCGGTCGGCACCATCGCCTACTTCGCGCGCTCGGACGACTCGACGCTGGCCGTGCTGACGCTGTCGCTCGCCAACCGCGCGCTGGCCTTCGTGCGCGAGGGCGACCGCTACCGCGCCAACTACCAGGTGCGCCTGGACGTGCGCCCCGACGCCTCGGTGGCCGGCGGACGCGTGCGCTCCTTCGCCAGCGACGAGGCGGTGCGCGTGGCGACCTTCCGCGAGACCGCGCGCACCGACGAGAGCGTGCTGTTCACGCAGGCGATGGTGCTCGCGCCGGGGCGCTACACGGTGGCGCTCGCGGTGCGCGACATCGGCGCCTCGCGCAGCAGCGTCGTCGACGTGCCGGTCACCGTGCCGCGCCTCGGCGCCGGGACCGTGTCGACGCCCGTGCTCGCGTACGAGGTCACGCCGCGCGCGCGCCTCGACACCCTGCCGCGCCTCGTCGCCAGCCCGCGCGCGGCGGTCGTGTTCGGGCAGGACTCGCTGGTGCCCGTCTACCTCGAGACGTACGCCGCGGGCGGTCCCGAGGCGCCGGCGCGCATGACGCTGCGCACCGCGATCCGCGTCGCCGCGGGTCCCGAGCTGTGGCGCGACACCGTGTCGCTGGAGCGGCGCGTGGTCTCGGTGAGCGCCGCCGCCGCGGCGCCGCTCGCGCTCTACAGCGGCGTCGTGCGCGTGCCCGTCGCGCGCGCCGGCATCGGCGTCGTCGCGCTCGACGTCGTGCGCCCCGCGATGGACGGCGTGAGCGCCACCGGCCCCGACTCCGTGCGCGCGCCGCTCTTCGTGTCGCTCGGCGAGGAGCTGCCGGTCGCGTCGTTCGAGGAGATGGTGAACTACCTGCGCTACTACGCCACGCCCGAGCGGCTGCGCGTGCTGCGCGACACCACGCCCGAGGCGCGCGCCGCCGCGTGGTCGACGTTCCTGCGCGAGACGGATCCGGTGCCCGCGACCGCGCAGCACGAGGGGCTGCGCGAGTACTTCACGCGCCTGCGCGCCGCCAACGCGCGCTTCCGCGAGGAGGCGACGAGCGGCTGGCTCACCGACCGCGGCACCGCGTTCCTCGCGTTCGGCGAGCCCGATCAGATCCTCGACCCGAACGGCCCAGAGCAGAACGTCCGCGGCCGCACGCAGGTGTGGGAGTACCGCGATCCGCGCGTGACGCTGGTGTTCGTGGACCAGAGCGGCTTCGGGCGCTGGCGCCTGAACACGCAGAGCCAGGCGGTCGTGCAGAACGCGCTGCGCCAGCGCCTCGTGAAGTAG
- a CDS encoding type IV pilin protein: MLLQPSSPRPGATSRRRTSRRAGFSLIELLIVVVIIGILAAIAIPAFANTKGKALVAKVKSDLRQVATAEEGYFYGSGTYTTDLGVLGLTPSPGVTLTIVSATVAGWSATGTAAGANPTTCAIFYGNAAPVAPATIEGQLTCQ; encoded by the coding sequence ATGCTCCTCCAGCCCTCCTCGCCCCGCCCCGGGGCCACCTCCCGCCGCCGCACCTCGCGGCGCGCCGGCTTCTCGCTCATCGAGCTCCTGATCGTCGTCGTGATCATCGGCATCCTGGCCGCGATCGCGATCCCGGCGTTCGCGAACACGAAGGGCAAGGCGCTCGTCGCCAAGGTGAAGAGCGACCTGCGCCAGGTGGCCACGGCGGAGGAGGGCTACTTCTACGGCAGCGGCACCTACACGACGGACCTCGGCGTCCTCGGCCTCACGCCGTCGCCCGGCGTGACGCTGACGATCGTCTCGGCCACGGTCGCGGGCTGGTCGGCCACGGGCACGGCCGCCGGCGCCAACCCGACGACCTGCGCGATCTTCTACGGCAACGCCGCGCCGGTCGCCCCCGCGACGATCGAGGGGCAGCTGACCTGCCAGTGA
- a CDS encoding phosphatidate cytidylyltransferase, with the protein MAVTLRHEVARKAIHLASAVVPAAYAAGLRRDVLAALLGGALVVALGVEVARHRVPSVRAPFERAVGDLLRPHERARWSGATWMLVAYVLALALFPRAVAVAAMLAVALGDAAAAVIGRWAGARRVTPTAGAAGKTWAGTIACAVATVLGALLVARLAPGAALACAVAAALAERPRGPFDDNVRVALAAGGGAQLATVVGALVASRL; encoded by the coding sequence GTGGCCGTCACTCTCCGGCACGAGGTCGCGCGCAAGGCGATCCACCTCGCCTCCGCGGTCGTGCCGGCGGCCTACGCCGCCGGGCTCCGTCGCGACGTGCTCGCGGCGCTGCTCGGCGGCGCGCTCGTGGTGGCGCTGGGCGTGGAGGTCGCGCGCCATCGCGTGCCGAGCGTGCGCGCGCCGTTCGAGCGCGCGGTGGGCGACCTGCTGCGGCCGCACGAGCGCGCGCGCTGGTCGGGCGCGACGTGGATGCTCGTCGCGTACGTGCTGGCCCTCGCGCTCTTCCCGCGCGCGGTGGCGGTGGCCGCGATGCTCGCCGTCGCGCTGGGCGACGCGGCGGCCGCGGTGATCGGGCGGTGGGCGGGCGCGCGGCGCGTGACGCCCACAGCGGGTGCTGCCGGCAAGACGTGGGCGGGCACCATCGCGTGCGCGGTGGCGACGGTCCTCGGCGCGCTGCTGGTGGCGCGGCTCGCGCCGGGGGCGGCGCTGGCCTGCGCGGTCGCCGCCGCGCTGGCCGAGCGGCCGCGCGGGCCGTTCGACGACAACGTGCGCGTGGCGCTGGCGGCGGGTGGCGGCGCGCAGCTCGCGACGGTGGTGGGCGCGCTGGTCGCGTCGCGGCTCTGA
- a CDS encoding cold-shock protein, with amino-acid sequence MARGKVKWFNDAKGYGFIEQDGGEDVFVHFSAIMMDGFKTLVEGQLVDFEIKTGDKGLHAANVTKV; translated from the coding sequence ATGGCCAGAGGGAAGGTCAAGTGGTTCAATGACGCCAAGGGCTATGGCTTCATTGAGCAGGACGGCGGCGAGGACGTGTTCGTCCACTTCTCCGCGATCATGATGGACGGGTTCAAGACCCTCGTCGAAGGACAGCTGGTCGATTTCGAGATCAAGACCGGCGACAAGGGTCTGCACGCCGCGAACGTGACGAAGGTCTGA
- a CDS encoding NfeD family protein has protein sequence MTAVFVACFVLGLLLAVYVMLHGVERPAPPATRAPHEVGGGHDPRTEPSPLLNRQNVAAFVTTFGVGGYLLERFTTLGTPATVGLALLMGAAGAGLSLVLLAAWAIPSVRRDVVDERYLMQGHPARVTRDIAVDGEGEIAYEADGRTWTVGARSWDGAAIAAGTEVAIERVEGGVAYVEQWAEVEARL, from the coding sequence ATGACCGCCGTCTTCGTCGCCTGCTTCGTCCTCGGGCTGCTGCTCGCCGTCTACGTCATGCTGCACGGCGTCGAGCGGCCGGCGCCGCCCGCGACGCGCGCGCCGCACGAGGTGGGCGGCGGTCACGACCCGCGCACCGAGCCGTCGCCGCTCCTCAACCGTCAGAACGTCGCCGCGTTCGTCACCACCTTCGGCGTCGGCGGGTACCTCCTGGAGCGCTTCACCACCCTCGGCACGCCGGCGACGGTGGGGCTCGCGCTGCTGATGGGCGCGGCGGGCGCCGGCCTCTCGCTCGTGCTGTTGGCCGCCTGGGCGATCCCCAGCGTGCGGCGCGACGTGGTCGACGAGCGCTACCTGATGCAGGGGCACCCGGCGCGCGTGACGCGCGACATCGCGGTGGACGGCGAGGGAGAGATCGCGTACGAAGCCGACGGCCGCACGTGGACGGTCGGCGCGCGCAGCTGGGACGGCGCCGCCATCGCGGCCGGCACGGAGGTCGCCATCGAGCGGGTGGAGGGTGGCGTGGCCTATGTCGAGCAGTGGGCAGAGGTGGAAGCGCGGCTCTAG
- a CDS encoding MFS transporter codes for MPAFLQRLGLHRAELRAWATYDWAVSSMQTTVMAAVFPIYFVRVASAGLPPGRGAQQLAYANTIAMVVIVALSPMLGALADHSAAKKRFLAAFALVGAAACAGMFTIGHGDVTRASALYAIAMVGASGSMAFYGALLPHVARADEIDRVSTAGYALGYLGGGVLLALNLAWIQLPGSFGLPSGPDLTRAQATLPTRLAFLSVAVWWLVFTIPIMRRVAEPPATREPGEPAGRALLSAIGASFVRLAHTARELRGFRQAMLLLLAFAVYNDGIQTIIKMATAYGSELGIGQSALIAAILVVQFVGIPFAFAFGALADRLGAKRAVMLGLAVYVVIAILGYGMRTATHFMLLALLVGMVQGGTQALSRSLFASMVPPHRSGEFFGFFGVFEKFSGIFGPLLFAVVVQLGGTSRSAILSVIVFFVVGMLLLTRVDVAAGRAYAQRVEEEAIIV; via the coding sequence ATGCCCGCCTTCCTCCAGCGCCTCGGCCTCCACCGCGCCGAGCTGCGCGCCTGGGCGACCTACGACTGGGCCGTGTCGTCGATGCAGACGACCGTGATGGCCGCGGTCTTCCCGATCTACTTCGTGCGCGTGGCGAGCGCTGGGCTGCCGCCGGGGCGCGGCGCGCAGCAGCTCGCGTACGCGAACACGATCGCGATGGTCGTCATCGTCGCGCTGTCGCCGATGCTCGGCGCGCTGGCCGACCATTCCGCGGCGAAGAAGCGCTTCCTCGCCGCATTCGCGCTGGTCGGCGCGGCCGCGTGCGCGGGGATGTTCACCATCGGCCACGGCGACGTGACGCGCGCGTCCGCGCTGTACGCGATCGCGATGGTGGGCGCGTCGGGGAGCATGGCGTTCTACGGCGCGCTGCTGCCGCACGTCGCGCGCGCCGACGAGATCGACCGCGTGTCGACCGCCGGCTACGCGCTCGGCTACCTGGGCGGCGGCGTGCTGCTCGCGCTCAACCTCGCGTGGATCCAGCTCCCGGGCAGCTTCGGGCTGCCGAGTGGGCCGGACCTCACGCGTGCGCAGGCGACGCTGCCGACGCGGCTCGCGTTCCTGTCGGTCGCCGTGTGGTGGCTCGTGTTCACGATCCCCATCATGCGCCGCGTGGCGGAGCCGCCCGCGACGCGCGAGCCGGGCGAGCCCGCGGGGCGCGCGCTGCTGTCGGCGATCGGCGCGTCGTTCGTGCGACTGGCGCACACCGCGCGCGAGCTGCGCGGCTTCCGCCAGGCGATGCTGCTGCTCCTCGCGTTCGCGGTCTACAACGACGGCATCCAGACCATCATCAAGATGGCGACCGCGTACGGCTCGGAGCTCGGCATCGGGCAGAGCGCGCTGATCGCCGCGATCCTCGTGGTGCAGTTCGTCGGCATCCCGTTCGCGTTCGCGTTCGGCGCGCTCGCCGACCGCTTGGGCGCGAAGCGCGCGGTGATGCTCGGCCTCGCGGTGTACGTCGTGATCGCGATCCTCGGCTACGGGATGCGCACGGCGACGCACTTCATGCTGCTCGCGCTGCTGGTGGGGATGGTGCAGGGCGGCACGCAGGCGCTCAGCCGCTCGCTGTTCGCGTCGATGGTGCCGCCGCACCGCTCGGGCGAGTTCTTCGGCTTCTTCGGCGTGTTCGAGAAGTTCTCGGGGATCTTCGGCCCGCTGCTGTTCGCGGTCGTCGTGCAGCTGGGCGGCACGAGCCGCAGCGCGATCCTGAGCGTGATCGTGTTCTTCGTGGTGGGGATGCTGCTGCTGACGCGCGTGGACGTGGCGGCGGGGCGGGCGTACGCGCAGCGGGTCGAAGAGGAAGCGATCATCGTGTGA
- a CDS encoding M15 family metallopeptidase, protein MPLSAGPRAPLVGALLVFTLAGACAPPLTPVAAPAPQPAAAPAPTAAAPAPVPPPASPDVVMPDAVAESLLVDVQRVDSTIRVDVRYATPYNFVGEVLPGYDAPRVLLRREAAAALGRVQAALQAEGLGLKVFDGYRPVRATAAMVAWTHRVQREDLLRDGYIAERSRHNLGLAVDLTLVDLATGRERKMGTAFDTFSRAAHTANATGEAAVNRQRLVRAMSAEGFTNLPEEWWHFSYDVPDPLRFDLVIRPVRDQ, encoded by the coding sequence ATGCCTCTCTCCGCCGGTCCGCGCGCGCCGCTCGTGGGCGCGCTGCTCGTCTTCACGCTCGCGGGCGCGTGCGCGCCGCCGCTGACGCCGGTCGCCGCACCCGCGCCACAGCCCGCGGCCGCTCCGGCGCCCACGGCGGCGGCGCCCGCCCCTGTACCGCCGCCCGCGTCGCCGGACGTCGTGATGCCTGACGCGGTGGCCGAGTCGCTGCTGGTGGACGTGCAGCGCGTCGACTCGACCATCCGCGTGGACGTGCGCTACGCGACGCCGTACAACTTCGTGGGCGAGGTGCTGCCCGGGTACGACGCGCCGCGCGTGCTGCTGCGCCGCGAGGCCGCGGCCGCGCTGGGGCGCGTGCAGGCCGCGCTGCAGGCCGAGGGGCTGGGGCTCAAGGTGTTCGACGGCTACCGCCCCGTGCGCGCGACGGCCGCCATGGTCGCGTGGACGCACCGCGTGCAGCGCGAGGACCTCCTCCGCGACGGCTACATCGCGGAGCGCAGCCGCCACAACCTCGGGCTCGCGGTCGACCTGACGCTGGTCGATCTCGCGACCGGCCGCGAGCGGAAGATGGGCACCGCGTTCGACACCTTCTCGCGCGCGGCGCACACCGCGAACGCGACCGGCGAGGCGGCCGTAAACCGGCAGCGGCTGGTGCGCGCGATGTCCGCGGAGGGTTTCACGAACCTTCCGGAGGAGTGGTGGCATTTCAGCTACGACGTGCCGGATCCGCTCCGCTTCGACCTCGTGATCCGGCCGGTGCGCGACCAGTGA
- the polA gene encoding DNA polymerase I, with product MPDVAPPPSPRLFLVDGYALIYRAFFALISRPLRTSRGENTSAAWGIVNFLNRLVTTHKPDYLGWVHDSGLSFRHEQYPDYKATREKLTDELQDDFDRGMERICAILDAWRIPILTLKGYEADDVIGSLAQRGVEANLNVVVVSGDKDFQQLVRPGVWLLNPGRGGPAAVDEQWVGVENGSERLGVPPERTIDFLALVGDTSDNVPGVKGIGDKGAQALIQEFGDLEAILANVENIKAKRPREALQTQAAEARLSKSLVTIRTDLDVPLDLEKLRLEEPDRDALKQLYVELEFTSLAREVALQSASSASAAASPAAAKPERAPTRYETVDTVQAMQRLVARARKARTIAVDTETVIDPDAPSKVDPLRSRLVGISIALAPGEAYYLPLAHRVWTPAQAELGLGDGSADDAARAEDPSRVEMVGEDGAVEGMLDLGGAPAAAAPPAPKKAAAKKSAKKTPASELAGAGIAGRMLSERAYPVRNLPPLESDEMRPLRELLEDASVSKTLQNAKYDILALRRAGLTLRGVDFDTMLASYVLDPGRRSHGLDVLALELLDHTMTSYEDLVGKGKGQLTFDVVPIEAARDYSGEDVDITMRLRELFEPQLEAQGLTALFRDIEVPLIDVLAEMEAHGIAIDVEWFRSLKTRFQAERERLEREIYAEAGEEFNINSNPQLRTILFEKLGLPSKKRTATGPSTDASVLTELADEGHVIPQLLMEYRELFKLEGTYLDTLPATVNPETGRIHTSFAQTVAATGRLSSSDPNLQNIPIRRELGRDIRRGFVPRKGWKLLSADYSQIELRLLAHLSQDPAFVAAFQRGGDIHRETAAIIFGVPLEQVTKDMRARAKTINFATIYGQGAHALSRQLKISNAEARAFIDTYFERFAGVKGYLESQVEFARDHGYVETIFKRRRYIPELKERNFNIRAFGERVAQNAPIQGSAADLIKIAMIRIADALHAPDVNARMLLQVHDELVFEVPGPEVEAVTALVRREMEGAATLSVPLVVDAGVGDNWLETKG from the coding sequence ATGCCCGACGTCGCCCCGCCTCCGTCCCCGCGCCTCTTCCTGGTCGACGGGTACGCCCTGATCTATCGCGCGTTCTTCGCGCTCATCTCGCGCCCGCTGCGCACCAGCCGCGGCGAGAACACCAGCGCCGCCTGGGGAATCGTCAACTTCCTCAACCGCCTGGTGACCACGCACAAGCCCGACTACCTGGGCTGGGTGCACGACAGCGGGTTGAGCTTCCGCCACGAGCAGTACCCCGACTACAAGGCGACGCGCGAGAAGCTCACCGACGAGCTGCAGGACGACTTCGACCGCGGCATGGAGCGCATCTGCGCGATCCTCGACGCGTGGCGGATCCCGATCCTGACGCTCAAGGGCTACGAGGCCGACGACGTCATCGGCTCGCTCGCGCAGCGCGGCGTGGAGGCGAACCTCAACGTCGTCGTCGTCAGCGGCGACAAGGACTTCCAGCAGCTCGTGCGCCCCGGCGTGTGGCTGCTGAACCCCGGCCGCGGCGGCCCCGCGGCCGTCGACGAGCAGTGGGTCGGCGTCGAGAACGGCAGCGAGCGCCTCGGCGTCCCGCCCGAGCGCACGATCGACTTCCTCGCGCTCGTCGGCGACACGAGCGACAACGTCCCCGGCGTGAAGGGGATCGGCGACAAGGGCGCGCAGGCGCTGATCCAGGAGTTCGGCGACCTGGAGGCCATCCTCGCGAACGTCGAGAACATCAAGGCCAAGCGCCCGCGCGAGGCGCTGCAGACGCAGGCCGCCGAGGCGCGGCTCTCGAAGTCGCTGGTGACGATCCGCACGGACCTCGACGTCCCGCTCGACCTCGAGAAGCTGCGCCTCGAGGAGCCGGACCGCGACGCGCTGAAGCAGCTGTACGTGGAGCTGGAGTTCACGTCGCTGGCGCGCGAGGTCGCGCTGCAGAGCGCGAGCTCGGCATCCGCCGCGGCGTCGCCCGCCGCGGCGAAGCCCGAGCGTGCGCCGACGCGCTACGAGACGGTGGACACGGTGCAGGCGATGCAGCGCCTGGTGGCGCGCGCGCGCAAGGCGCGCACGATCGCGGTCGATACCGAGACGGTGATCGACCCCGACGCGCCGTCGAAGGTCGATCCGCTGCGCTCGCGGCTCGTGGGCATCTCGATCGCGCTCGCGCCGGGCGAGGCGTACTACCTGCCGCTGGCGCACCGCGTGTGGACGCCCGCGCAGGCGGAGCTGGGCCTGGGCGACGGCTCGGCCGACGACGCGGCGCGTGCGGAGGATCCGAGCCGCGTCGAGATGGTGGGGGAGGACGGCGCGGTCGAGGGCATGTTGGATCTGGGGGGGGCCCCCGCGGCGGCCGCTCCACCCGCGCCCAAGAAGGCCGCCGCGAAGAAGTCCGCCAAGAAGACCCCCGCCAGCGAGCTCGCGGGCGCCGGCATCGCCGGCCGCATGCTCAGCGAGCGCGCGTACCCCGTGCGCAACCTCCCGCCGCTCGAGAGCGACGAGATGCGCCCGCTGCGCGAGCTGCTCGAGGACGCGAGCGTCTCCAAGACGCTGCAGAACGCGAAGTACGACATCCTCGCCCTCCGGCGCGCGGGGCTCACGCTGCGCGGCGTCGACTTCGACACGATGCTCGCCAGCTACGTGCTCGATCCGGGGCGCCGCTCGCACGGCCTCGACGTGCTCGCGCTGGAGCTGCTCGACCACACGATGACGTCGTACGAGGACCTGGTCGGCAAGGGGAAGGGCCAGCTCACCTTCGACGTCGTGCCCATCGAGGCGGCGCGCGACTACTCGGGCGAGGACGTCGACATCACCATGCGCCTGCGCGAGCTGTTCGAGCCGCAGCTCGAGGCGCAGGGGCTCACGGCGCTCTTCCGCGACATCGAGGTGCCGCTGATCGACGTGCTGGCCGAGATGGAGGCGCACGGCATCGCGATCGACGTCGAGTGGTTCCGGTCGCTCAAGACGCGCTTCCAGGCGGAGCGCGAGCGGCTGGAGCGCGAGATCTACGCCGAGGCGGGCGAGGAGTTCAACATCAACTCCAACCCGCAGCTGCGCACGATCCTCTTCGAGAAGCTCGGCCTCCCCTCCAAGAAGCGCACGGCCACCGGCCCGTCCACCGACGCCAGCGTGCTCACGGAGCTGGCCGACGAGGGCCACGTGATCCCGCAGCTGCTGATGGAGTACCGCGAGCTGTTCAAGCTCGAGGGCACGTACCTCGACACGCTGCCGGCGACGGTGAACCCCGAGACGGGGCGCATCCACACGTCGTTCGCGCAGACGGTGGCCGCCACGGGCCGCCTCTCGTCGAGCGATCCGAACCTGCAGAACATCCCGATCCGCCGCGAGCTGGGACGCGACATCCGCCGCGGCTTCGTGCCGCGCAAGGGATGGAAGCTGCTCTCCGCCGACTACTCGCAGATCGAGCTGCGGCTGCTCGCGCACCTGTCGCAGGACCCGGCGTTCGTCGCGGCGTTCCAGCGCGGCGGCGACATCCACCGCGAGACGGCGGCGATCATCTTCGGCGTGCCGCTGGAGCAGGTGACGAAGGACATGCGCGCGCGCGCGAAGACGATCAACTTCGCGACGATCTACGGGCAGGGCGCACACGCGCTCTCGCGCCAGCTCAAGATCAGCAACGCCGAGGCGCGCGCGTTCATCGACACGTACTTCGAGCGCTTCGCGGGCGTGAAGGGGTACCTCGAGAGCCAGGTCGAGTTCGCGCGCGACCACGGCTACGTCGAGACCATCTTCAAACGCCGGCGCTACATCCCGGAGCTCAAGGAGCGCAACTTCAACATCCGCGCGTTCGGCGAGCGCGTCGCGCAGAACGCCCCCATCCAGGGCTCGGCCGCGGACCTGATCAAGATCGCGATGATCCGCATCGCCGACGCGCTGCACGCCCCGGACGTGAACGCGCGGATGCTCCTGCAGGTGCACGACGAGCTGGTGTTCGAGGTCCCGGGCCCCGAGGTCGAGGCGGTCACCGCGCTCGTGCGCCGCGAGATGGAGGGCGCGGCCACGCTCTCGGTGCCGCTGGTGGTGGACGCGGGGGTCGGCGACAACTGGCTCGAGACGAAGGGCTGA
- a CDS encoding Spy/CpxP family protein refolding chaperone gives MSPRFTRHSLRLAILVATLATLGACSSDRTPAPVEPAPLADEALRADVTSVATAVGLLAAPPGATVDGVALDRLPAELRLTDDQRARIDALLRAFATATRADVEAVAAIVKRAEAAMRAGKPAAEVRAIMAESNAARARLDAAARALQADIAAVLTREQRAWIDAQRANRCERGSAVQLSGEQVARIHALLEAFETAHRADLEALAGIAREVQAARQAGKSDAELRAILARSTPIRDRLAAAEAKLRADIDAVLTPEQRASGCPVALPAPRGG, from the coding sequence GTGTCGCCTCGGTTCACGCGCCATTCCCTGCGCCTTGCGATCCTCGTCGCCACGCTCGCGACGCTCGGCGCCTGCAGCAGCGACCGTACGCCCGCGCCGGTCGAGCCGGCGCCCCTCGCCGACGAGGCGCTGCGCGCCGACGTGACGAGCGTCGCGACGGCGGTCGGCCTGCTCGCGGCGCCGCCCGGCGCGACCGTCGACGGCGTCGCGCTCGATCGGTTGCCCGCGGAGCTGCGCCTGACCGACGACCAGCGCGCGCGCATCGACGCGCTGCTGCGTGCGTTCGCCACGGCCACGCGTGCGGACGTCGAGGCGGTCGCCGCGATCGTGAAGCGCGCGGAGGCCGCGATGCGCGCGGGCAAGCCCGCCGCCGAAGTGCGCGCGATCATGGCCGAGTCGAACGCGGCGCGTGCTCGGCTCGACGCGGCGGCGCGCGCGCTGCAGGCGGACATCGCGGCGGTGCTCACGCGCGAGCAGCGCGCGTGGATCGACGCGCAGCGCGCGAACCGCTGCGAGCGCGGGAGCGCGGTGCAGCTGAGCGGCGAGCAGGTGGCGCGCATCCACGCGCTGCTCGAAGCGTTCGAGACCGCGCACCGGGCCGACCTCGAGGCGCTGGCGGGGATCGCGCGCGAGGTGCAGGCCGCGCGTCAGGCCGGCAAGAGCGACGCGGAGCTGCGCGCGATCCTCGCGCGGTCGACGCCGATCCGCGACCGGCTCGCGGCGGCCGAGGCGAAGCTGCGCGCCGACATCGACGCAGTGCTGACGCCGGAGCAGCGCGCGTCCGGCTGTCCGGTCGCGCTCCCCGCGCCGCGCGGCGGCTGA
- a CDS encoding dienelactone hydrolase family protein — MSTVRRRSPLLAGALVVAVAGCARSARMTDEHAGHTETTRTSTSTTTTTTITTAKGLPAGAAEARARVDRSPRHGEWAMVRTPAGDSVRAWVVYPERATKAPVVLVVHEIFGISPWIRAVTDQLAAEGFIAIAPDLLTGKGVGGTADSADATAAVAAVRQLQQAEVQARLQAVAQYGMGLPAAEKRYGIVGFCWGGSTVFAHAATAPGLGAAVAYYGGVNTAQVDLTKAKAAVLGLYGENDARVNATIPAADSALKRAGVPWESVVYPGAGHGFLRQQDGQNGANMAATEKAWPKTIAWFRQHLEAR; from the coding sequence ATGTCCACCGTCCGTCGCCGTTCGCCCCTGCTCGCGGGCGCGCTCGTCGTCGCCGTCGCGGGGTGCGCGCGCAGCGCCCGCATGACCGACGAGCACGCCGGTCACACCGAGACGACGCGCACGAGCACGTCCACCACCACCACGACCACCATCACGACGGCGAAGGGGCTGCCCGCCGGCGCCGCCGAGGCGCGCGCCCGCGTCGACAGGTCGCCGCGCCACGGCGAGTGGGCGATGGTGCGCACGCCGGCGGGCGACAGCGTGCGCGCGTGGGTCGTCTATCCCGAGCGCGCGACGAAGGCGCCGGTCGTGCTCGTGGTGCACGAGATCTTCGGCATCAGCCCGTGGATCCGCGCCGTGACCGACCAGCTGGCGGCCGAGGGGTTCATCGCGATCGCGCCCGACCTCCTCACCGGCAAGGGCGTCGGCGGCACGGCCGACTCGGCCGACGCGACGGCAGCCGTCGCCGCGGTCCGTCAGCTCCAGCAGGCCGAGGTGCAGGCGCGGCTGCAGGCGGTCGCGCAGTACGGCATGGGCCTTCCGGCAGCCGAGAAGCGCTACGGGATCGTCGGCTTCTGCTGGGGCGGGTCGACGGTGTTCGCGCACGCGGCCACGGCGCCGGGGCTGGGCGCGGCCGTCGCGTACTACGGCGGCGTCAACACGGCGCAGGTCGATCTCACGAAGGCGAAGGCCGCGGTGCTCGGCCTCTACGGCGAGAACGACGCGCGCGTGAACGCGACCATCCCGGCCGCCGACAGCGCGCTGAAGCGGGCCGGCGTGCCGTGGGAGTCGGTCGTCTACCCGGGCGCGGGGCATGGCTTCCTGCGCCAGCAGGACGGGCAGAACGGCGCCAACATGGCCGCGACCGAGAAGGCGTGGCCGAAGACGATCGCCTGGTTCCGCCAGCACCTCGAGGCGCGCTGA